Part of the Episyrphus balteatus chromosome X, idEpiBalt1.1, whole genome shotgun sequence genome, gtatgtttttttttttgtaagtggtGTTAAACAATACAATTTATCTTAAgactaaaattatatatgtatatatataaaaagaaatccctaatttttttttttttttttgggtttattcTGTGTACACTATGTATGGGGAATTAGATTCCAGCTCCGACATTTCTACTTTGATGAAGTTTTGATTTGGAAGTTGAAGAGAATTCCGATTACTTGCTTGAGAGTTGcgcctaaaattaaaaaaaaaaaaaaaaaaaatcattagaattatatttaaagtacaaattttatcttagttgaaatattttgaatttatatttaaatgaaactaAATGCATGACTGAGTGTGTAGgttgttaaaaaatgttaaacgaATACTATACAGTGTGTTAAGCTGCAAGGAGTTTGGTCAAATCAAGACGGAGCGGGCCAACATATTGACCTATAGGCTGTAACTATTGTTTCGCATTTTAAGTTAGTCGTTTGACCTTTTTATAAACTGATTAACtgttttgaataataaaatccAATAGTTTGGTTGTTAAACTGAAAACCACttatacctaaaataaaattatttcaagaaCACCAAATAAAGTCTAAACTATTCCGGTGTATGGGTTTTATGATTGGCTTTATAAGATATGATCAAACACGGAGAAAAGCGATTGGAATGAAATAAACTCCAAATTTGTTacttctttattttaaaataaatgattcaagtaaatgacattttaattttgtattaaccTTAAAAAGACTCTTTGCATACATAGAAATTTGAACGTGTCCCATCCGTGGCAAAAAGTTGTCTTACCCATGAGACtcatttttgtttcatataaAGACAAtcctttttatttcactttttatagtAGAAACTTCTGCTGTCTTGTGTATGAATAAAAGATttagatacaaatttgaaaaaaaaatcgcagaaATACTGTACAAACACTTGACGAAATAATTAAGTTGACACCATTTTTCTTTGCAGTAAACAGTAAGTTAATTGAATCGATTATTTTCAATACATAACAAGtccattttgaatgtttttttaccaaaaaaggatgatttttttttattttaaagatacTTTAATATTTAAGGATAATAtgagtcgttatatttgaaagagTTATAAGTCACATTTTTCATGcttttcaaaaaatggcaatttttttaatcGCGTTTTTAGTCACATTGTCcatacttaagaaaaaaaaaacaaattacaaattgGAGTTACTCACACACCTAATGGATGcaatattttatttagaaaagagATACGGTTCAAATGCGGTTAGCTTGAAAGTtaatttaatcgtttttttttacatgtaattataccactttcaaatataacgactcaTATTTGCATTGTTAAATAccaaaaatatggtttttgagaaaatggaCTTGTACTACTTTCAACATAATCAATTCAATCATACAAATGTACCACCCGTGATGATGAAATGCTCCATCTTTGCAAAAGTTATTtaacttttgttcaaaaacaccttttttttattagctGTCATGAAATTCAGATGAtttttgatgttgtttttttttttcattatgtaatttatttctttacacagagaatatgaatttatttaacatattcggtcggcttaaattgaaaaaacagcTTTCATCATTTTTACACGCTTagctaaaatattaaaactaaatGTTTGAATAAATCCAAAACAATACTGTTAAATCGgtttttatcaaatcttttatgaattttctcTTCATTTATTAAAGATTATTTAGTGAATTTtctgttaatgtttttttttttgtgtcttttttgaggcttttaaatataataacagaccaaaaataaattagctttaagttattttattatatttttatatcaaaattgttagtaatCTGTAAGATTTATATACGTAgatgaataaatgaataaataaataaataaaatcatttttttaggttatccTTATGAGTGTGTCTAACATCTAAACCCAAAGCTTTAACATTCTAATCTACTGTTACTATAAAAGCAAGTATGGATGTTACATTAGgtaacatcatttttttttacaaaactaagattataatttttcaaagattCATAATTCTAccaactaataaaaaaaaataaaacaaaattctattcGTCAGGTATGTTgtcgaaggaaaaaaaatatcaaccgtaactttgaataaaaacaacacTACTTTCTGTTTAGATCAAATAATTTAGTCAAATAATCAGttatgttgtcaaaaaaaaaaaataaaatatcaacagTAACTTTGATGCGAATAAGTAATCGTCGACTAATAAAttactttataaaaaactagATTCATGTATTTGAATTCGATTGGACAAAATATACTTACTTTGCTTTCGCATGCGTAAGAATATGCGATTTTAGATTGGTCGATTGGGCAAATTTCTTATTACATCCATCAAATGGACAAACATAAGGTCTGTCTCCTGTATGTATCCGAACATGAGTCCTGCAATatatcagagaaaaaaaaaaaaaattagcagtGTTATTAATAGTAGTAGTAGTAACaagtaaaaacttaaaattgcctttgataaacaaaatgaagtttttaagTCCGGTTTTGCGTtcactttttttcttaagatgTGAATACAAAGGAACTACATATATCCTTAtatatctttatttttattaattgatcgcatcattacaaaaaaaaaaaaaaaaaaacaaaccgtGTCTATAtggaaattatataaaaacattttgtcGTAAATAgagttttaagtgtttttttaagcATTAAGCATTATATGACAAATTACTTACCGCAGATTAAAGTCAAGCGAAAATCGTTTTCCACAACCCTCAAAGGTACATTGAAATGGCTTTTCTCCTGTGTGTACTAACTGATGTCGTTTTAGTTTTGAGCTCTCAACAAATGCTTTTCCACACTCAGCGCACACATGAACACGTGGCCCGTGCGTATGAAGGTGTTTACGCATGGCTGAATTGTCCCTGAACATTTTGTTACAACCTTTATGGGGGCAAGCTgtttaaaaagaacaaaaacaaaacacattagtacataaagcaaaaaaaaaaattaaaccaaaacttaCCAATTTTTCTGTCGTGCATTTCAATTGGCATGTGAGTGTTCGAAGGGAGGGTTGTATTTGCAGTCAACGATGGTATACcctttttaagttttaatttatgtCCTGGTCTCGCGAATTCAGCCAATTGTTTTGGATCAGACAGATCAAGACCAGGTACGCAGtcttgtgttatttttttcccaCCAGTCATATATTCTGTATAGTCAGGATCAGGTTCTGGATTTGATCCTTCTTCATCATCAGAAGCTCCTGAAGCCCACATTGTAACGCTGAATTCACCTTCCATTGTTTTAATTTGCACTTGTTTTTGCTCCCATCTACGTGGTTTAACTGCTGATTCTTCTGTTGTAATGACTTCTTCTGGTTTTGATGTTCGAAGTCGACTTATTACATGCCGTTGTTTTGGCGTCGATCCAGCTTTTCTTTTCCTATTCCCAATTAGAATACAAGTATTTGTtaatatattctaaaaaagtataaatttttttatttgttttatggaTTCTTACTTTGATGGACCTGGTATTTGTTCAACATAAATATCTGAACCGAAAGGAGATGCATCAGCATATGAACGAAAATGATCATTTGATACATCTAAACCATCTTCGTGTCCTTGCATATTAGAATCACTTTGCAAGACTACTTCTTCAGATATAAAAACtgttatttatattaatatAACATACCaaagttaataaataaaaaaaaaatctttggaaAACAAACACCTACCATCATCAATATTTTGCATCATTAAACCTTGAGAATCCTCTGTTTCACATGTAACTTCTTCATATTGATCATCACACACTTGTATACCATAATGTTCATATGGTACACCATTCATATCTGAGAAGTGTTCAGTATCCACTACTTCTACTATAGATGAATCAGATATCTCTACCTCGCACATTATGTCCGGGTGAGCCATGTTCactcaaacttcaaatattgaaacaaaaaaaaattaacaccttTTAGTCTTGAAGTTGTCTTTGGAGATCTTTTCTgaaaagaaaatgtaaaaaaaattaattgattttttttattcgaaatttagattccatgtttttttttaaaagaaatttacgTAAGACCCAAGATATTGTCtacattattttatattatgtaGCGCGTTaattggcgactctccagaggggttttggaattcatttttttggaccaaaaataccCATTTAAGTAAAGTGGAAAGTTCTGGAAAACGGCAccaatgattttgtttaaaaaattcaaatgtaagttttaaggccaggtctatcttctaatgaatttttttttttaaatcattatcgACGGTACCTGCATAGGCTGTTCTAATATtcattcgaatttgaaaaaggAAACGAATATTGAAAACGTACGGATTGAAAACGGTTGTTCTGATTTCCATTCGACTTTTTTGTTGGAGAATACGGCAAAAAGTTGTCGGATTGTAGGTCCGTTCGTTTTTCCAAACACCTATAAATTCGCAAAGTATGTTGGAATACGAAATTCGGAACAGCTATAATTTGAAAACGGAAGAAAATACAATTCGAACGGAAATCACAATAGCCGtgatagaaccttttttttatccgattttctccgaaactactaattccattttaacgaaattttttgtaaaaaggcatttatataattttagtaTTAGCCAGTATAGTATTTGAACATATATTTCGAGGGTTAACAAcactaaacttttattttgtatctgaGACTAAACTAAACTTTTCTAAAGGGCATTTTTAAAAGAAGGACATTTTCATAAGTAGGGCATTTTTGAGAATCGAACATTTTGATAAATAGGGCATTTTTGAAGGTAGTGCATTTATGTGGCAGGGAAATTTAGTTCAATATTTTAAAGGTACGGCTTTATAAGTTGGGCATTTTTAAAGCTAGGTAGGACATTTTGAAGTTAGGgtattttaaaagcttgaacatttttgaaagaagaatattagTTTAAAGGTAAGACATTTTTAAGGCAGGGAATTTTTAAAGTTGGAGCATTTTTGAAGGTAGGTGGATGCACCTAACAGCTCCAGTAGCTGAACACTTTTGACTTAAATATGTAAAAACAAACTGTTTTGTCCCGTTAGAAGTAAAAACCCTGTTAAACTAGAATCTATATACTATATTCGATCACTCCTTGCGATATCTCGCTCATAAATCTATATTTTCTTATTCATATAGCTTTCATTTTGTGGGAAGGATCAGATGCGTaaaattatcgttttttttttaaataataagatTGGTATCATGAAAAagtgtttaaatttaataattgtaTGTATGAATTTAGACAGTAAGtacctaattaatttttattgaattttttttaaattgtttttatttattcttattttaaacTGTTCGGTAATAGGAAGCCAATTTTTATGAGTTTCCTTTTCCCGAACACTACTGTTTGGAACTAGGCAACTGTTATAAATTtcctttatatatatatataaatattctttttaatatttatacaaatttataaatattaaaacaactAAATAATTATTCGggcaaaaataatatttagtgcataaaaagttgttcctttggttgaatttcatttttcttgaagaattaggagaaaaactatattgagtTATAGAATTAATACTATTTACAATGTTTTCAGAAAGCAActcaaaatttgctttttttaaatcaagagcAATCAAAATCATTACTGTTTTCAGTAACCATCTATATTAGTGATACCAGTTTTAGACTCTAGAACAAGAGTACTAATAGCGTCAGAGGAAAATACTTAATCGAGAATtcgattttata contains:
- the LOC129920583 gene encoding transcription factor YY2 isoform X2; this encodes MAHPDIMCEVEISDSSIVEVVDTEHFSDMNGVPYEHYGIQVCDDQYEEVTCETEDSQGLMMQNIDDEVVLQSDSNMQGHEDGLDVSNDHFRSYADASPFGSDIYVEQIPGPSKKRKAGSTPKQRHVISRLRTSKPEEVITTEESAVKPRRWEQKQVQIKTMEGEFSVTMWASGASDDEEGSNPEPDPDYTEYMTGGKKITQDCVPGLDLSDPKQLAEFARPGHKLKLKKGIPSLTANTTLPSNTHMPIEMHDRKIACPHKGCNKMFRDNSAMRKHLHTHGPRVHVCAECGKAFVESSKLKRHQLVHTGEKPFQCTFEGCGKRFSLDFNLRTHVRIHTGDRPYVCPFDGCNKKFAQSTNLKSHILTHAKAKRNSQASNRNSLQLPNQNFIKVEMSELESNSPYIVYTE
- the LOC129920583 gene encoding transcription factor YY2 isoform X1; this encodes MAHPDIMCEVEISDSSIVEVVDTEHFSDMNGVPYEHYGIQVCDDQYEEVTCETEDSQGLMMQNIDDVFISEEVVLQSDSNMQGHEDGLDVSNDHFRSYADASPFGSDIYVEQIPGPSKKRKAGSTPKQRHVISRLRTSKPEEVITTEESAVKPRRWEQKQVQIKTMEGEFSVTMWASGASDDEEGSNPEPDPDYTEYMTGGKKITQDCVPGLDLSDPKQLAEFARPGHKLKLKKGIPSLTANTTLPSNTHMPIEMHDRKIACPHKGCNKMFRDNSAMRKHLHTHGPRVHVCAECGKAFVESSKLKRHQLVHTGEKPFQCTFEGCGKRFSLDFNLRTHVRIHTGDRPYVCPFDGCNKKFAQSTNLKSHILTHAKAKRNSQASNRNSLQLPNQNFIKVEMSELESNSPYIVYTE